DNA sequence from the Bradyrhizobium sp. CIAT3101 genome:
CCAGGTCGGCTTGACGTCGGCAGCCTTGGTGCTGTCGCGCAGATAGACGAACACCGTGGTCTGGCCAGCGACCGTCACGCTCTTGGTGTAGTCGAGCGATTCCAGCTCCTCGAGCTTCTTCTCGATCCGGTCAGTGACCTGGCGCGTCATCTCTTCGGGCGAGGCGCCCGGCCACTGGGCCTGGATCACCATGGTCTTGATGGTGAAGTCCGGATCTTCCTGCCGGCCAAGCTGAAGATAAGCAAAAAGGCCCGCCGCCATGAAGGCGATCATGAAATACCAGACGAGCGAGCGATGGCCGAGCGCCCAGTCGGAGAGGTTGAACTTCATGGCTTGTCATCCTGTTCGATGCGGACCTGCTGTCCTGGCTTGAGGCTGTGGATACCGGCGGTAACGACACGCGCGCCAGGAGCAAGGCCGCCGCCGATACGCGCGCCGGCCTGGTCGGTGACGACATCGATCCTTTGCAACGACACAGCGCTGGTGGTCCGATCGACCGTCCAGACGAAGTTCGCGCCGTCTTTGGCGAGGACTGCGGTGGCCGGCAGGCGCAGGATTGCGCCCTGTGGCTTGTCGAGCTTTGCCGTGACTGTCGCACCAAGGCGGAAATTGTCGGGCGGATTGCTCAGCGCAATCCGGACCCGGCGCAAGCGCGTCGCCGGATCCGCCTGGGGGGCGATCTCGCGAATGCTGCCTTCCACTTGCACTGCCGGCAGAAGCTGCAAGCTGACCGTGAACGGCAGGCCGACTTGCAGCGGCACCGGAAAATCTTCGCCGATATCGACAACAGCCTCGCGGACATCGGGCCTTGCGATGGTCACCACGCTTTGGCCCGGAGACACCACCTGTCCGACTTCGGCCCCGACCGCGGTTACCACGCCGGCGAAGTCGGCCTTGATTTGCGAATAGCCGAGCTGCTCGATCGCCTTTGTCAGATTCGCCTGCTCGTGCGCCACCGTGGCTTCCGCGCCGGCGCGGGCCTGCTCGGCATTATCCAGCGTCTGTTTCGTGGTGGCGTCGGTCGTGATGAGCGTTCGCTGCCGTTCCTCGGTCGCTCTGACCGTCGCGAGTTGCGCCTCTGCCTTGGCGAGCTGCCCTTTGGCCGAGCGTACGGCGAGTTCAAGGGCCGTCGAGTCGATGATGCCGACCGTCTGTCCCTCTTTTACGAGATCGCCGACATAGAAAGGACGCGTCGTCAGGCGCCCCAGCAAGCGGAACCCGAGATCGGTCTTGTAGCGCGGCTCGATCACGCCGACCGCAACCACATCGTCGGCGCGGCCAGCTTCGAGGAGCACCGATTGGACAGGCCGCACGGGCTCCGGAGCCTTTGCTTCCTGCTGACATCCGACCAGCGCGAGCGCGCATGCGAGCGGGCCCGCCGCAATAATTCCGCGGCTGATCATGAGCGGTCTCCTTCGTAAGTCACGGGTTGGCCGACGCTCAAGAGCTTGCCGCCGTCGACCACGACACGCTCGCCCGGCTGGAGACCTGCCTTGATCAACACCTCCCCGGACTCATACCCACCGACCGTCACTGGCTTCAGCGAGGCGACGCTCGTCGCCGGATCGACGGTCCAGACCGCGGGCTTAGTGCCGGCCGCCATCAGCGCGCTCCACGGCAGTGCGATCTGCCGCTCGGCCTTCACTTTGACCGTTCCGGCGACGACGCTTCCGAGCGTCATCATGCCGGGCGGATCCTGGACCGCAACTTTGACCCGAATGGTCGAACTCTTGGCGTCGACGGCCGGCGAGACCTCCCGGACGTGACCGCTCGCGGTCACGCCTGAATCCGCGACGAGCGCCAGCGAGACTTCGCTGCTGTCGGCATTCCTCAGAAAAATCGACTCATAGACGTCGAAGACCGCGTCCCGCTCCCCATCTTGCGCCAGCGAAAGGACCGGTTGCGCGGCCTGCACGACCTGGCCGGTC
Encoded proteins:
- a CDS encoding efflux RND transporter periplasmic adaptor subunit, which encodes MISRGIIAAGPLACALALVGCQQEAKAPEPVRPVQSVLLEAGRADDVVAVGVIEPRYKTDLGFRLLGRLTTRPFYVGDLVKEGQTVGIIDSTALELAVRSAKGQLAKAEAQLATVRATEERQRTLITTDATTKQTLDNAEQARAGAEATVAHEQANLTKAIEQLGYSQIKADFAGVVTAVGAEVGQVVSPGQSVVTIARPDVREAVVDIGEDFPVPLQVGLPFTVSLQLLPAVQVEGSIREIAPQADPATRLRRVRIALSNPPDNFRLGATVTAKLDKPQGAILRLPATAVLAKDGANFVWTVDRTTSAVSLQRIDVVTDQAGARIGGGLAPGARVVTAGIHSLKPGQQVRIEQDDKP